One Succinispira mobilis DSM 6222 genomic window carries:
- a CDS encoding acetylornithine transaminase has protein sequence MNLTVQEKTEKYYMPSFSRTDLVLERGEGCYVYDQSGEAYLDVLAGIAVNALGYAHPVVIKAITEQSQKLMHTSNLFYSKIQADLVEKLANVTGFDKVFLCNSGAEANEGAIKLARKYGHQLSPQKYKIITAVHSFHGRTLTTLTATGQTKYQQGFEPLPAGFAYVEFGDISALEQLIDSEVCAVMLEVIQGEGGVNVATQEYLKKVQELCARHQALLIFDEVQTGVCRTGEWFAYQGVGVKPDIMTLAKALGAGFPIGAFVADDKIANAFKAGDHGSTFGGNQLACAVALAVLNYMQVEQMPQQVREKGQYLQEALTNLQSKYPAYIKDVRGKGLLIGLQLNLDGKLFVKKCLQKHLIINNTADNVIRIAPPLIISKAEIDKLVQIINEVLQEMIKEA, from the coding sequence ATGAATTTAACCGTTCAGGAGAAAACAGAAAAATATTATATGCCCTCTTTTTCTAGAACAGATTTGGTTTTAGAAAGAGGAGAGGGCTGTTATGTTTATGACCAATCTGGTGAGGCGTATTTAGATGTCTTGGCCGGTATTGCTGTTAACGCTTTAGGTTATGCACATCCAGTGGTGATTAAAGCCATTACTGAACAGTCTCAAAAGTTGATGCATACTTCTAATTTATTTTATAGTAAAATTCAGGCGGATTTAGTAGAAAAATTAGCTAATGTTACGGGCTTTGATAAAGTGTTTTTATGTAATAGTGGGGCTGAGGCCAATGAGGGTGCAATAAAATTAGCGCGTAAATATGGTCATCAACTTAGTCCTCAAAAATATAAAATTATTACAGCGGTACATTCCTTTCACGGGAGAACTCTAACAACTTTAACGGCCACTGGACAAACTAAATATCAACAAGGATTTGAACCATTACCAGCTGGTTTTGCCTATGTTGAGTTTGGAGATATTAGTGCTTTAGAACAACTAATCGATTCTGAAGTATGTGCAGTGATGTTGGAAGTAATTCAAGGTGAAGGTGGCGTAAACGTTGCTACACAAGAATATCTTAAAAAAGTGCAAGAACTGTGTGCGCGCCATCAAGCTTTGCTTATTTTTGATGAGGTACAAACAGGGGTTTGTCGTACAGGCGAATGGTTTGCCTATCAAGGGGTTGGTGTGAAGCCCGACATTATGACTTTAGCTAAGGCCTTGGGAGCAGGGTTTCCGATTGGTGCTTTTGTAGCAGACGATAAAATTGCAAATGCTTTTAAAGCAGGAGATCATGGCTCGACCTTTGGGGGGAATCAATTGGCTTGTGCAGTCGCTTTGGCAGTTTTGAATTATATGCAGGTAGAGCAAATGCCGCAGCAAGTTCGGGAAAAAGGTCAGTACTTACAAGAAGCATTGACAAATTTACAAAGTAAATATCCAGCTTATATCAAAGATGTAAGGGGAAAAGGCTTATTAATTGGTTTGCAGCTAAACTTAGATGGAAAATTGTTTGTGAAAAAATGCTTGCAGAAGCATTTGATTATTAACAATACAGCCGACAATGTTATTAGAATTGCGCCGCCGCTTATAATCAGTAAAGCAGAGATAGACAAACTGGTGCAGATTATTAATGAAGTTTTGCAAGAAATGATTAAAGAAGCTTAA
- a CDS encoding diguanylate cyclase, with amino-acid sequence MIKFQSASECVRYFYNSYLIERNHENLAVILNEKSSFFGTKLMEVASCYEETVELLHGRNNTEAKNFEVKELWLTETPLSQEIFLVNGELELTNTAMGNLDLEGKNRIRLTAICKKNADTAKITHFHLSVPEQGVASELLNPLAELLKKNKQLEDILLMQTQALEKQAQLDVMTNILNHKAIVATLQNMTTTEKCKYKELAILIIDIDDFKLINDSQGRAAGDAVILDLVALIQDNIRPSDILGRYGGDEFMLLLPNADRKQAKIVVERLKRVALNRNFKDYDGVVSVSIGCAQYETGKDIENLIKEAEENLENDKKDKLYS; translated from the coding sequence GTGATAAAGTTTCAAAGTGCCAGTGAGTGTGTCCGTTACTTTTATAATAGTTATCTAATTGAGCGCAATCATGAAAATCTAGCTGTAATTTTAAATGAAAAAAGTAGTTTTTTTGGAACAAAATTAATGGAAGTTGCCAGTTGTTATGAAGAGACAGTTGAACTATTACATGGACGAAATAATACTGAGGCAAAAAATTTTGAGGTGAAAGAATTATGGCTAACTGAAACACCACTTAGCCAAGAAATATTTTTAGTAAATGGCGAGTTGGAATTAACTAATACAGCGATGGGTAACCTTGACTTGGAGGGGAAAAATCGAATCCGTTTGACAGCTATTTGTAAAAAAAATGCAGATACTGCAAAAATTACGCATTTTCATTTATCCGTACCAGAGCAAGGGGTTGCTAGTGAGCTACTAAATCCTTTGGCGGAGTTACTAAAAAAGAATAAACAGTTAGAAGATATTTTATTAATGCAGACGCAAGCTCTTGAAAAACAGGCGCAATTAGATGTGATGACCAATATTTTGAATCACAAAGCAATAGTAGCTACTTTACAAAACATGACTACGACAGAAAAGTGTAAGTATAAAGAGTTAGCAATTTTAATTATTGACATTGATGATTTTAAACTAATTAATGATTCGCAGGGGCGTGCCGCTGGCGATGCAGTAATTTTGGATCTGGTGGCTTTAATTCAAGATAATATTCGTCCCAGTGATATATTAGGTCGTTATGGTGGGGATGAATTTATGTTATTACTACCGAATGCAGATCGCAAACAGGCTAAAATTGTGGTAGAGCGGCTTAAAAGAGTAGCTTTAAATCGTAATTTCAAAGATTATGATGGGGTGGTTAGTGTTAGCATTGGTTGTGCACAGTACGAAACTGGTAAAGATATCGAAAATCTTATCAAAGAAGCAGAAGAAAACTTGGAAAATGATAAAAAAGATAAATTGTACTCTTGA
- the prfB gene encoding peptide chain release factor 2 (programmed frameshift) yields MLLDDYKLELVSLSNKAKQLRRSLEIASKIERIEQLEYEMGRQDFWDEVEKAQKIAQELNALKSSVDLFAKLENRLEDANVLLAMALEEDDQELGKEIACEVESLQSDLHNLELATLLKGEYDKSNAIITLHAGAGGTEAQDWVQMLLRMYGRYAERAGFKLELLDYLAGDEAGVKSATLQINGYNAYGYLKSEKGVHRLVRISPFDANARRHTSFAAVDVMPEVADNIEVVINSADLRIDTYRASGAGGQHINKTDSAVRITHIPTGVVVQCQSERSQIQNRERCMRLLRARLFELELEKQAKIRDGIAGEYQAIEWGSQIRSYVFHPYNLVKDHRTGAETGNSQAVMDGDLDIFIQAYLRKG; encoded by the exons GTGTTATTAGATGATTATAAATTAGAATTAGTTAGCTTAAGTAATAAAGCCAAGCAACTTAGGAGGTCTCTT GAAATTGCTAGCAAAATAGAGCGAATAGAGCAGCTAGAATATGAAATGGGCCGACAAGATTTTTGGGATGAAGTAGAAAAGGCCCAGAAAATTGCTCAAGAATTAAATGCTCTAAAAAGCAGCGTTGACCTATTTGCTAAGTTGGAAAATCGCTTAGAAGATGCCAATGTTTTATTAGCAATGGCGCTAGAAGAAGATGATCAAGAACTAGGTAAGGAAATAGCTTGTGAGGTAGAGAGTTTGCAAAGTGATTTGCATAATTTAGAGTTGGCCACTTTGCTTAAGGGTGAGTACGATAAGAGTAATGCAATCATTACTTTACATGCAGGAGCAGGCGGAACCGAGGCTCAAGATTGGGTACAAATGTTGTTGCGAATGTATGGACGCTATGCTGAACGAGCTGGTTTTAAATTGGAATTATTAGACTATTTGGCCGGCGATGAAGCTGGTGTTAAAAGTGCAACTTTGCAGATTAATGGCTATAATGCCTACGGCTATCTAAAGTCGGAAAAAGGTGTGCATCGGTTAGTGCGTATTTCTCCATTTGATGCTAATGCTAGACGACACACTTCTTTTGCGGCTGTGGATGTGATGCCAGAGGTAGCGGACAATATTGAAGTTGTTATTAATAGTGCTGATTTGCGTATTGATACTTATCGAGCTAGTGGAGCAGGTGGACAGCATATCAATAAAACGGATTCTGCGGTACGGATCACACATATACCCACGGGAGTTGTAGTGCAATGTCAGAGTGAACGTTCCCAGATTCAAAATAGAGAACGCTGTATGCGCTTACTTAGAGCAAGGTTATTTGAATTGGAATTAGAAAAACAAGCTAAAATTCGCGACGGTATTGCCGGAGAATATCAAGCTATAGAGTGGGGAAGTCAAATTCGCAGTTATGTTTTTCATCCCTATAATTTAGTTAAAGATCATCGTACAGGCGCAGAAACAGGAAACTCTCAAGCAGTCATGGATGGTGATTTAGATATTTTCATACAAGCATATTTGCGCAAGGGATAG
- a CDS encoding DUF5693 family protein, whose product MQLKKQNIFLYVLIIAGLACALLINFQRHKVEQANNQVEMLMEYEDLLKLAANTGHSSRETLADFKAKGITSLAVYETTLEKLVAKGTVSVLSNGEVANWQRLDLDARLPWAKNLTKEQLSETGVYVIGEQGVHWQELVADVQQRFAKSKIIADGQKPVLFIAGDYKSIIEQHLGFSTQEMQAVVQAGFYLTVRPTNYQNVNKENINHVFARLDAAKVPVTSMLFSGKQSLGAEAELELTAQKLKERHITLAMTEHIVQLQFAPMAGIEKLAKMLDYNVARLYVIDPAEQKKISVKEAVRRFALTDEERNIRVNFLKTFEQAELDQDLYAMNLDYIDQIAQKVQARGFALNKAGVFSEFFPSKLLLIPIIAGAVAACVLYLSCYWQFSYYRQNLLALILTVILSALLLITNGTSVRQLIAFASAVVFPTLSMLYIITIWDKTQQPLKSFARILLNASGQLSLAVTLSLIGGMYLAAILSDLRFFLELDIYRGVKLTFIMPIVLVALYYVYKHNLFNNKSTKAGFAGLLSQLKTFLNYPIYVKSLVVAGILLFVAWVFIGRSGHTAGVPVPAIEVKLRLFLEEVMYARPREKEFMVGHVAFFLAAIASYRFYPRILTFIFVCLATIGQGSLVQTFAHMRTPVVMSVIRALDGLALGIVCAVLVSFIFNIIYPYAKKLESELNTDE is encoded by the coding sequence TTGCAATTAAAAAAACAGAACATATTTTTATATGTATTAATTATTGCAGGCTTGGCTTGCGCATTGCTGATAAATTTTCAGCGTCATAAAGTTGAGCAGGCTAACAATCAAGTTGAAATGCTTATGGAATATGAAGACCTGCTAAAATTAGCTGCAAATACTGGTCATAGCTCTAGAGAGACTTTGGCTGATTTCAAAGCTAAGGGTATTACTAGTTTAGCGGTTTATGAAACAACTTTAGAAAAATTAGTAGCCAAAGGCACAGTAAGTGTTTTAAGTAATGGCGAAGTTGCAAATTGGCAACGCTTAGATTTAGATGCACGCTTGCCTTGGGCAAAGAACTTAACTAAGGAACAATTGTCGGAAACTGGTGTTTATGTTATCGGTGAACAGGGTGTTCACTGGCAAGAACTAGTAGCAGACGTACAACAAAGATTTGCAAAAAGCAAAATAATTGCAGATGGACAAAAACCAGTATTGTTTATTGCTGGTGACTATAAGAGTATTATTGAACAGCACTTGGGCTTTTCAACTCAAGAAATGCAAGCAGTAGTACAAGCTGGTTTTTATTTAACCGTAAGGCCAACTAACTATCAAAACGTGAACAAAGAAAATATAAATCACGTTTTTGCACGCCTAGATGCCGCTAAAGTGCCAGTTACTTCGATGTTATTTTCGGGGAAACAATCTTTGGGAGCTGAAGCTGAGTTAGAGTTAACAGCGCAAAAATTAAAAGAACGCCATATTACCTTGGCTATGACAGAACATATTGTTCAGTTGCAATTTGCACCAATGGCGGGGATCGAAAAATTAGCAAAAATGCTAGATTATAATGTAGCTAGGCTATATGTTATTGATCCTGCTGAACAAAAGAAAATTTCAGTAAAAGAAGCGGTACGCAGATTTGCTTTGACTGATGAAGAACGAAATATTAGAGTGAATTTTTTGAAAACCTTTGAACAAGCAGAGTTAGATCAAGATTTATATGCAATGAACCTTGATTACATAGATCAAATTGCTCAAAAGGTTCAAGCGCGTGGTTTTGCTTTAAACAAGGCGGGCGTTTTTAGTGAGTTTTTTCCTAGTAAATTGTTGTTGATTCCGATAATTGCAGGTGCTGTAGCCGCTTGTGTGTTGTATTTAAGCTGTTATTGGCAGTTTTCTTATTATAGACAAAATTTACTGGCCCTGATATTGACGGTGATATTAAGTGCTTTGTTGTTGATAACTAATGGTACTAGCGTGCGACAACTGATTGCATTTGCTAGCGCTGTAGTTTTTCCAACTCTGAGCATGTTGTATATTATAACCATTTGGGATAAAACACAACAACCGTTAAAAAGTTTTGCTAGGATTTTATTAAATGCTAGTGGTCAACTAAGTTTAGCGGTGACCTTGTCGTTAATTGGCGGTATGTATTTGGCTGCTATCTTGAGTGATTTGAGATTCTTTTTGGAATTAGATATCTACCGCGGCGTTAAGCTAACTTTTATTATGCCAATTGTTTTAGTGGCCTTGTATTATGTTTATAAACATAATTTGTTTAATAACAAGAGTACAAAAGCTGGATTTGCTGGTTTATTGAGCCAATTAAAAACATTTTTGAATTATCCAATTTATGTGAAGAGCTTAGTTGTTGCGGGAATATTATTATTTGTAGCTTGGGTTTTTATTGGTCGTTCGGGACATACAGCTGGTGTACCTGTGCCAGCAATTGAAGTCAAGTTGCGTCTTTTTTTAGAAGAAGTAATGTATGCCCGTCCACGTGAAAAAGAATTTATGGTCGGACATGTTGCTTTCTTTTTAGCAGCTATCGCGAGCTATAGATTTTATCCGCGAATTTTAACTTTTATATTTGTGTGCTTGGCTACTATTGGACAAGGATCTTTAGTGCAAACATTTGCACATATGCGAACTCCAGTTGTTATGTCGGTGATTAGGGCTTTAGATGGCTTAGCATTAGGGATAGTTTGCGCGGTATTAGTTAGTTTTATTTTTAATATAATTTACCCCTATGCAAAAAAACTGGAAAGTGAGTTAAATACCGATGAATAG
- the argJ gene encoding bifunctional glutamate N-acetyltransferase/amino-acid acetyltransferase ArgJ: MKKIDATISAPQGFCAAGVKANIKKSGKHDVGLLYCETPASVAGVFTQNKMAAAPVHISRAAAGRDYARALIVNSGCANACTGDQGMLDARAMVQMTANALDISTNEVLVCSTGVIGQLLPMGKVADGIRDVAKEIGKQDGSEFALAIMTTDTFMKKAAYEIEIDGHKVLLSGVAKGAGMIHPNMATMLCFITTDVNICPKVLKKMVSEIANKSFNMIVVDGDTSTNDTMLVMASNLAGNCQIDSEQHPDYNNFYQALLAISQDLAKLIVRDGEGATKFLEINVKGAKDFAQAKMAAMSIAKSPLVKTAFFGKDANWGRIICAAGYSGADLDPKNVTLHIEDLCIMKNGLDTEYNVQRLTAIMQNTDIKITLDLAVGNEEATVWTCDFSYDYVKINAEYHT; the protein is encoded by the coding sequence ATGAAAAAAATTGATGCAACGATTAGTGCACCGCAAGGATTTTGCGCTGCAGGCGTTAAGGCCAATATAAAAAAGAGTGGCAAACATGATGTGGGGTTGCTTTATTGTGAAACTCCTGCTAGTGTTGCCGGGGTATTTACACAAAATAAAATGGCAGCAGCGCCAGTACATATTAGTAGAGCGGCAGCAGGCAGAGATTATGCTCGGGCATTGATTGTCAACTCAGGTTGTGCCAATGCTTGTACTGGGGACCAAGGCATGTTAGATGCTCGGGCAATGGTGCAAATGACGGCAAATGCGTTGGATATTTCTACTAATGAAGTTTTGGTTTGTTCAACTGGTGTTATAGGACAGTTATTGCCGATGGGCAAAGTTGCTGACGGGATCCGTGATGTTGCTAAAGAAATTGGAAAACAAGATGGTTCGGAATTTGCCTTAGCAATTATGACTACCGACACTTTTATGAAAAAAGCGGCATATGAAATAGAAATAGACGGTCATAAAGTTTTACTATCAGGGGTAGCTAAAGGAGCTGGCATGATTCATCCTAATATGGCTACTATGCTTTGCTTTATTACTACTGATGTAAATATTTGCCCTAAAGTTTTGAAAAAAATGGTTAGTGAAATAGCCAATAAATCTTTTAATATGATAGTTGTTGATGGTGATACCAGCACTAATGACACCATGTTGGTGATGGCCAGTAATTTAGCCGGTAATTGTCAAATTGATAGTGAACAACATCCAGATTACAATAATTTTTATCAAGCGTTATTAGCGATAAGCCAAGATTTGGCGAAACTAATTGTTCGTGATGGTGAAGGTGCGACAAAATTTTTGGAGATAAATGTAAAAGGTGCTAAAGATTTTGCACAAGCTAAAATGGCAGCAATGAGTATTGCTAAATCCCCATTGGTGAAGACGGCATTTTTTGGTAAAGATGCTAATTGGGGGAGAATAATTTGCGCGGCTGGTTATTCTGGAGCTGATTTAGATCCTAAAAATGTCACTTTACACATTGAGGACTTGTGCATTATGAAAAACGGCTTAGATACGGAGTATAATGTACAGCGATTAACAGCGATTATGCAAAACACTGATATCAAGATCACTTTAGATTTGGCGGTTGGCAATGAAGAAGCTACCGTTTGGACATGTGATTTTAGCTACGATTATGTTAAAATAAATGCAGAATACCATACGTGA
- the argC gene encoding N-acetyl-gamma-glutamyl-phosphate reductase — MLKVSIIGATGYTGVELLRLLANHSDTTVSHITSESQTGNCIADIYPQLRKKYDLQLSSLNDVEKICSESDVVFIALPHGHAMKIYKQVQHTKARIIDLGADYRFKDPAVYEQWYKVEHTDKSTDAVYGLAELYRSQIKTAKLVANAGCYTTASILALAPLVKNKLVDLQSIIIDAKSGTTGAGRALKLGSLFCEVNENFNAYGVTSHRHTPEIEQALGEIAGQNLVLNFTPHLLPVNRGILATCYVNLLPGVTETLIEQAYTEMYNNEYFIRLLGKGMCPTIKQVQSSNFVDLGWQIDKRTNRIIVMSAIDNLVKGAAGQAIQNMNIMFGLPEEQGLDFLPVYP; from the coding sequence ATGCTAAAAGTTAGTATTATTGGAGCAACAGGTTATACAGGTGTCGAATTATTGAGGTTATTAGCTAATCACTCGGACACTACTGTTTCGCATATAACTTCTGAAAGTCAAACAGGAAACTGTATTGCGGATATATATCCACAGTTGCGTAAAAAATATGATCTGCAATTGAGTAGTTTAAATGATGTTGAAAAAATATGCAGTGAAAGCGATGTAGTGTTTATTGCCTTACCACACGGGCATGCAATGAAAATATATAAACAAGTTCAGCATACTAAAGCAAGGATAATTGATTTAGGGGCAGATTATCGTTTTAAGGATCCTGCAGTTTATGAACAATGGTATAAGGTAGAACATACGGACAAAAGCACGGATGCGGTATATGGTTTGGCCGAATTATATCGCTCGCAAATTAAAACGGCTAAGTTAGTTGCCAATGCTGGTTGTTATACTACCGCAAGCATTTTAGCTTTAGCTCCTCTAGTTAAGAATAAGCTAGTGGATTTGCAAAGCATAATTATTGACGCAAAATCAGGAACTACTGGTGCTGGACGGGCTTTGAAATTGGGCAGTCTGTTTTGCGAAGTGAATGAGAATTTCAACGCCTATGGGGTTACAAGCCATCGGCATACACCGGAGATTGAACAAGCACTAGGAGAAATTGCCGGGCAGAATTTAGTTTTAAATTTCACACCACATTTATTACCAGTAAATAGAGGGATCTTGGCAACTTGCTATGTAAATCTTTTACCAGGGGTTACAGAAACTTTGATAGAACAAGCTTATACAGAAATGTATAATAATGAATATTTTATTCGTTTGTTGGGTAAAGGCATGTGTCCAACTATTAAACAAGTTCAAAGTTCGAATTTTGTTGACTTGGGTTGGCAAATTGATAAGCGGACGAATCGAATAATTGTAATGTCGGCAATTGATAACCTAGTAAAAGGTGCTGCTGGACAAGCTATTCAGAACATGAATATTATGTTTGGTTTACCAGAAGAACAAGGTCTAGATTTTTTACCAGTATATCCATAA
- the argB gene encoding acetylglutamate kinase codes for MLNESMAQVKTLVEALPYLKKFKGATVVIKYGGHAMLNSELKEQVLQDIIFLQFAGLKPVVVHGGGPEITSLLKQLGKKSEFINGLRVTDEETMAIAEMVLVGKINTELVAMLNKQGSKAIGLSGKDGNLIVARKYLSDIYENGEIKSVDIGFVGDVEQVNIELIETLLTAGYIPIIAPIGVGINGESYNINADSVAGEIAGALKAEKLLLLTDTKGIYSDFGDEDSFITTLSFESAQELMNEGKIDGGMIPKVKACVTALAAGAKKTHIVDGRQPHTILLEIFTDSGVGTEVIR; via the coding sequence ATGTTAAATGAGAGCATGGCGCAAGTTAAGACTTTGGTGGAAGCATTACCATATTTGAAAAAATTTAAAGGGGCAACAGTAGTAATAAAATATGGTGGGCACGCAATGTTAAATAGTGAATTGAAAGAGCAAGTTCTTCAAGATATTATTTTCCTTCAATTCGCAGGTCTAAAACCAGTTGTTGTCCATGGCGGCGGCCCTGAAATAACTAGTTTGCTGAAACAACTAGGTAAAAAATCAGAATTTATTAACGGCTTAAGAGTAACAGATGAAGAAACGATGGCTATTGCCGAAATGGTGCTGGTTGGGAAAATTAATACCGAATTAGTGGCGATGTTAAATAAGCAAGGTAGTAAAGCAATCGGTTTAAGTGGTAAAGATGGCAACTTAATTGTGGCAAGAAAATACTTATCCGATATATATGAAAATGGTGAAATAAAGTCGGTTGATATTGGGTTTGTTGGTGATGTAGAGCAAGTTAATATTGAATTGATAGAAACATTATTAACTGCGGGCTATATTCCAATAATTGCACCAATTGGAGTAGGTATTAATGGCGAAAGTTATAATATTAATGCTGATAGTGTTGCCGGTGAAATTGCAGGAGCTTTGAAAGCTGAAAAACTCTTATTGTTAACTGATACCAAAGGAATTTATTCGGATTTTGGTGACGAGGATAGTTTTATTACTACCTTATCCTTTGAAAGTGCACAAGAATTGATGAATGAAGGTAAAATTGATGGGGGAATGATACCTAAAGTTAAAGCATGTGTTACAGCTTTAGCTGCGGGGGCTAAAAAGACACATATTGTTGATGGGCGTCAACCACATACAATTTTATTGGAAATATTTACAGATTCAGGTGTGGGTACAGAGGTGATTAGATAA
- the thiT gene encoding energy-coupled thiamine transporter ThiT, protein MLLLTTIITSLLMIGYLWVVREEKFTTKKIVIIGMFSAMSFVLYLIQFIKYPQGGGISLFSMLPTLVLAVLYGYRLGLTAGLIFGLLKCLNGAVIVHPVQFVLDYLLANMALGLAGIGKKNNRVSLFLSAFLAMMLGVFFLIVSGGVFFAEYAPAGMNIWWYSLLYNMSSAGIESLLTAIIFTFIPLKRLEKILNLSKNS, encoded by the coding sequence ATGCTATTACTAACAACAATTATTACAAGCCTACTAATGATTGGTTATTTATGGGTTGTGCGAGAAGAGAAATTTACAACTAAGAAAATAGTTATAATTGGAATGTTTAGTGCAATGTCTTTTGTTCTTTACCTTATTCAGTTTATAAAATATCCACAAGGTGGTGGAATAAGCCTATTTTCTATGTTACCAACCTTGGTATTAGCAGTTTTATATGGTTATCGTCTTGGTTTAACAGCTGGCTTGATTTTTGGTTTACTTAAGTGTTTAAACGGCGCAGTAATTGTTCATCCGGTGCAATTTGTTTTGGATTATTTGCTAGCGAATATGGCGTTAGGGTTAGCGGGAATTGGTAAAAAAAATAATCGAGTGAGTCTATTTTTAAGTGCTTTTTTAGCTATGATGTTAGGTGTATTTTTTTTGATTGTGTCTGGAGGCGTTTTTTTTGCCGAATATGCACCTGCGGGTATGAATATTTGGTGGTACTCATTGCTGTATAATATGTCTTCTGCAGGTATAGAGAGTCTGTTAACGGCGATAATTTTCACCTTTATTCCGTTGAAACGCTTGGAAAAAATTTTAAATTTATCGAAAAACAGCTAG
- the csaB gene encoding polysaccharide pyruvyl transferase CsaB, whose product MNRVLISGYYGFANAGDEAMLSAIIASLKDIKSDIEIVVISGNPEVTAKAYNIKAIPRFSFWQILKQLCKADLLISGGGSLLQDITSERSLYYYLSIIQMAKILGKKVMLYGQGIGPLQGSLAKKITALVCNQADCITVRDEGSALELKALGLKQQQLFVTADPVFAMHAVSKDLGQRILKKYNFKGAKPVIGISVRQWLKLENYKYVLAKVADYAVTKYDARIVFLPMHYPQDLKVSQEIADLMLHKQRALVLEELYSTEEFLSVIGNFDLLIGVRLHALIFAAVMQVPIIGISYDPKIDRFLQGVQATAVACLDTLSLDVLIEKVDAVLHNIEQERQIQSTCVKKLREAAQENAQIAMDLLLRK is encoded by the coding sequence ATGAATAGGGTATTGATTTCAGGCTATTATGGATTTGCCAATGCTGGAGACGAGGCAATGTTATCGGCCATTATAGCCTCACTAAAAGATATAAAGTCTGATATTGAGATTGTGGTTATCTCTGGTAATCCAGAAGTTACTGCAAAAGCATATAATATAAAAGCAATTCCGAGGTTTAGTTTTTGGCAAATTTTAAAGCAACTTTGTAAAGCTGACTTGCTTATTTCAGGCGGTGGGAGCCTATTGCAAGATATAACTAGTGAACGGAGTTTGTATTATTATTTGTCGATTATTCAAATGGCAAAAATTTTAGGCAAAAAAGTAATGCTATACGGACAAGGCATTGGCCCATTGCAAGGCAGTTTGGCAAAGAAAATTACAGCTTTGGTTTGTAACCAAGCAGATTGTATTACCGTGCGTGACGAAGGATCTGCTTTAGAACTAAAGGCTTTGGGCTTAAAACAGCAACAATTGTTTGTTACTGCTGATCCAGTCTTTGCGATGCATGCTGTTAGTAAAGATTTAGGACAAAGAATTTTAAAAAAATATAATTTTAAAGGGGCTAAGCCTGTAATTGGAATTTCAGTAAGACAATGGTTAAAATTAGAAAATTATAAGTATGTATTAGCTAAAGTTGCTGATTATGCTGTGACAAAATATGATGCGCGAATAGTTTTTTTACCAATGCATTATCCTCAGGATTTGAAAGTGTCACAAGAAATTGCCGATCTGATGCTACATAAGCAAAGGGCGTTAGTTTTAGAAGAATTGTATAGTACAGAAGAATTTTTGTCGGTGATTGGCAACTTTGATTTATTAATTGGAGTGCGGTTGCATGCACTAATATTTGCCGCGGTTATGCAAGTACCAATAATTGGAATTTCTTATGATCCCAAAATTGATCGATTTTTGCAAGGGGTGCAAGCTACTGCTGTAGCTTGTTTAGACACTTTAAGTCTAGATGTTTTAATAGAAAAAGTGGATGCTGTTTTGCATAATATCGAGCAAGAAAGGCAGATACAAAGCACTTGTGTCAAAAAATTGCGGGAAGCAGCACAAGAAAACGCACAAATTGCTATGGATTTGTTACTTAGAAAATAA